From Pseudovibrio sp. Tun.PSC04-5.I4, a single genomic window includes:
- the rpsL gene encoding 30S ribosomal protein S12, with the protein MPTINQLIRKPRKDPAKRNKVPAMEACPQKRGVCTRVYTTTPKKPNSALRKVAKIRLTNGFEVIGYIPGEGHNLQEHSVVMIRGGRVKDLPGVRYHIIRGVLDTQGVKDRKQRRSKYGAKRPK; encoded by the coding sequence ATGCCAACGATCAACCAGTTGATCCGCAAGCCGCGGAAAGACCCGGCTAAGCGGAACAAAGTTCCTGCTATGGAAGCCTGTCCGCAAAAGCGGGGCGTTTGTACGCGTGTCTATACCACTACACCTAAGAAGCCTAACTCGGCTTTGCGTAAAGTGGCTAAGATCCGTCTGACGAATGGCTTTGAAGTTATTGGTTACATTCCGGGTGAGGGTCACAACCTCCAAGAGCACTCCGTTGTCATGATCCGTGGCGGTCGTGTAAAGGATTTGCCTGGTGTGCGTTACCACATCATCCGTGGCGTTCTTGACACACAAGGTGTTAAAGATCGTAAACAGCGTCGTTCCAAGTACGGCGCTAAGCGTCCGAAATAA
- the rplN gene encoding 50S ribosomal protein L14: MIQMQTNLDVADNSGARRVMCIKVLGGSKRKYAGVGDIIVVSVKEAIPRGRVKKGDVMKAVVVRTAKDVRRADGSVIRFDSNAAVLINNNKEPIGTRIFGPVPRELRAKNHMKIISLAPEVL; encoded by the coding sequence ATGATTCAGATGCAAACAAACCTCGACGTAGCCGATAATTCCGGCGCACGTCGTGTCATGTGCATCAAAGTGCTCGGCGGCTCCAAACGGAAGTATGCTGGCGTTGGCGACATTATTGTCGTCTCCGTCAAAGAAGCAATTCCGCGGGGCCGTGTAAAAAAGGGCGACGTGATGAAAGCGGTCGTCGTGCGCACGGCTAAAGACGTCCGTCGCGCCGACGGCAGTGTGATCCGTTTCGACAGCAATGCTGCCGTACTGATCAACAATAACAAAGAACCGATCGGAACACGTATTTTTGGTCCAGTTCCTCGTGAACTGCGTGCTAAGAATCACATGAAGATCATTTCGCTTGCGCCGGAGGTGCTCTGA
- the rplB gene encoding 50S ribosomal protein L2, with amino-acid sequence MALKTFNPTSPGRRQLVQVDRSDLWKGKPVKKLTEGLSKSGGRNNHGRKTANNIGGGHKRTYRMIDFKRRKFDVVGTVERLEYDPNRTAFIALITYDDGEQAYILAPQRLAAGDKIVAGEAVDVKPGNAMPLASIPVGTIVHNIELKPGKGAQFARSAGAYAQIVGRDAGYTVIRLLSGEQRRVLGTCMATVGAVSNQDHSNINLGKAGRSRWLGRRPHVRGVAMNPVDHPHGGGEGRTSGGRHPVTPWGKPTKGKRTRSNKSSDKFIVRSRHARKK; translated from the coding sequence ATGGCACTTAAGACATTTAATCCGACATCTCCTGGCCGTCGTCAACTCGTCCAGGTAGATCGTTCTGATCTTTGGAAAGGCAAACCAGTCAAGAAATTGACTGAGGGTCTTTCAAAGTCCGGTGGTCGTAACAACCACGGTCGTAAGACTGCGAACAACATCGGTGGTGGGCATAAGCGCACCTACCGTATGATCGACTTCAAGCGTCGTAAATTCGACGTTGTCGGTACTGTTGAACGTTTGGAATACGATCCTAACCGTACCGCGTTCATCGCCCTCATCACGTATGATGACGGTGAGCAGGCTTACATTCTTGCACCACAGCGTCTTGCTGCTGGCGATAAGATTGTGGCTGGTGAGGCTGTCGATGTTAAGCCAGGCAACGCTATGCCTTTGGCTTCTATCCCAGTCGGTACAATCGTGCACAACATCGAGTTGAAGCCAGGTAAGGGTGCACAGTTTGCACGTTCTGCTGGTGCTTACGCTCAGATTGTTGGCCGCGATGCGGGTTACACAGTAATCCGTCTGCTTTCCGGTGAACAGCGCCGTGTGCTCGGCACCTGTATGGCAACCGTTGGTGCGGTTTCCAATCAGGACCACTCGAACATCAACCTTGGTAAGGCTGGTCGTTCGCGTTGGTTGGGCCGTCGCCCACATGTTCGCGGTGTTGCTATGAACCCTGTCGATCACCCTCATGGTGGTGGTGAAGGTCGTACATCAGGCGGACGTCATCCGGTTACCCCTTGGGGTAAACCGACCAAAGGCAAACGCACACGCAGTAACAAGTCCAGCGATAAGTTTATCGTTCGGTCTCGTCACGCGCGTAAGAAGTAG
- the fusA gene encoding elongation factor G — MSRTHKIEDYRNFGIMAHIDAGKTTTTERILYYTGKSHKIGEVHDGAATMDWMEQEQERGITITSAATTAHWNGKRLNIIDTPGHVDFTIEVERSLRVLDGAVALLDANAGVEPQTETVWRQADKYNVPRMIFVNKMDKLGADFFRCVEMIEKRLGAIAACVQLPIGAENEFAGVIDLLKMKALVWNGEALGATWDELDIPADLADQAAEYRDKLIEIAVEVDEEAMEAYLEGEMPSTEKLQALIRKGTIAGAFVPVLCGTAFKNKGVQPLLDAVVDYLPNPIEVPAIKGIDAKTEEETTREPSDEAPLSMLAFKIMNDPFVGSLTFARIYSGVLNRGTSVLNTVKDKRERVGRMMQMHSNSRDDIEVAYAGDIVAIAGLKDTTTGDTLCDPLQPVILERMEFPDPVIEIAVEPKTKSDQEKMGVALHRLAAEDPSFRVKTDEESGQTIIAGMGELHLDILVDRMRREFKVEANIGAPQVAYRETVTRTADVDYTHKKQSGGTGQFARIKLTISPNEAGTGFEFANTIVGGNVPKEYIPGVSKGIESVMSSGPLAGFPMVDIKATLTDGAYHDVDSSVLAFEIAGRAGFREAVAKAGPKLLEPVMKVEVVTPEDYMGDVIGDLNSRRGQIAGTENRGVVTVITAMVPLANMFGYVNNLRSMSQGRAQYSMVFDHYDQVPQAVADEVMAKFA; from the coding sequence ATGTCACGTACGCACAAAATCGAGGACTACCGTAACTTCGGCATCATGGCTCACATCGATGCTGGTAAGACGACCACTACAGAACGTATTCTGTATTACACTGGTAAGTCCCATAAAATCGGTGAAGTTCACGATGGCGCAGCTACCATGGACTGGATGGAGCAGGAGCAGGAGCGTGGTATTACCATTACTTCCGCTGCTACGACTGCCCACTGGAACGGTAAGCGTCTAAACATCATTGACACTCCAGGTCACGTTGACTTCACGATTGAAGTTGAACGTTCGCTGCGTGTTCTTGATGGTGCTGTTGCACTTCTCGATGCGAATGCTGGTGTTGAACCTCAGACTGAGACCGTATGGCGTCAGGCTGATAAGTACAACGTTCCACGCATGATCTTCGTCAACAAGATGGACAAACTCGGTGCTGATTTCTTCCGTTGTGTAGAAATGATCGAGAAACGTCTTGGTGCAATCGCCGCTTGTGTTCAGTTGCCAATCGGTGCTGAAAACGAGTTTGCTGGTGTCATTGATCTGCTGAAGATGAAGGCATTGGTTTGGAACGGCGAAGCTCTTGGAGCAACGTGGGATGAGTTGGATATTCCGGCTGATCTTGCTGACCAAGCTGCTGAATACCGCGACAAACTGATCGAAATCGCAGTAGAAGTTGACGAAGAAGCAATGGAAGCTTACTTGGAAGGCGAAATGCCTTCTACAGAAAAGCTTCAGGCGCTTATTCGCAAGGGCACTATCGCAGGCGCTTTTGTTCCAGTCTTGTGTGGTACCGCGTTCAAGAACAAAGGCGTTCAGCCGCTTCTTGATGCTGTTGTTGATTACCTGCCGAACCCGATTGAGGTTCCGGCAATTAAAGGTATCGACGCCAAGACTGAAGAAGAGACTACTCGCGAGCCTTCTGATGAAGCGCCGTTGAGCATGCTCGCATTTAAGATCATGAACGATCCGTTCGTTGGTTCTTTGACCTTCGCACGTATTTACTCTGGTGTGCTAAATAGAGGCACGTCCGTACTGAATACTGTTAAGGACAAGCGCGAACGCGTTGGTCGCATGATGCAGATGCACTCTAATTCCCGCGATGACATCGAAGTAGCTTACGCAGGTGATATCGTTGCTATTGCAGGCCTGAAGGACACGACCACTGGTGATACGCTTTGTGATCCTCTGCAGCCTGTGATTCTGGAACGTATGGAGTTCCCGGATCCGGTTATTGAGATCGCAGTTGAGCCTAAAACCAAAAGTGACCAAGAGAAGATGGGTGTTGCCCTACATCGCTTGGCTGCTGAGGATCCGTCCTTCCGCGTGAAGACAGATGAAGAGTCCGGCCAGACAATCATTGCTGGTATGGGTGAACTTCACTTGGACATCCTTGTTGATCGCATGCGGCGTGAATTCAAGGTTGAGGCAAACATCGGTGCACCTCAGGTTGCTTACCGTGAAACCGTTACTCGTACTGCTGATGTGGATTATACCCACAAGAAGCAGTCCGGTGGTACTGGTCAGTTTGCTCGCATTAAGCTCACAATCTCTCCCAACGAAGCTGGGACTGGTTTTGAGTTCGCTAACACGATTGTTGGCGGTAACGTTCCTAAAGAATACATCCCTGGTGTTTCTAAAGGTATCGAATCCGTCATGTCCTCCGGTCCACTCGCTGGTTTCCCGATGGTCGACATTAAAGCTACCCTCACTGATGGTGCTTATCATGATGTTGATTCCTCGGTCCTCGCGTTTGAGATCGCAGGTCGCGCTGGTTTCCGCGAAGCTGTGGCCAAAGCTGGTCCTAAGCTTCTCGAGCCAGTGATGAAGGTTGAGGTTGTTACCCCTGAAGATTACATGGGTGACGTGATTGGTGATCTGAATTCCCGTCGTGGTCAGATTGCTGGTACCGAAAACCGCGGTGTCGTGACCGTTATCACTGCTATGGTTCCGCTGGCCAACATGTTTGGTTACGTCAATAACTTGCGCTCTATGTCGCAAGGACGCGCGCAGTATTCCATGGTGTTCGATCATTACGACCAAGTCCCACAGGCTGTTGCAGATGAAGTTATGGCGAAATTCGCCTAA
- a CDS encoding 50S ribosomal protein L23, translated as MSKLVHYDKIVSPVITEKATFASEENKVVFKVAITATKPEIKAAVEALFGVKVKSVNTLIRKGKVKRFKGITGRQNNFKRAVVTLEDGQSIDVTTGL; from the coding sequence ATGAGCAAGCTCGTTCACTACGACAAAATCGTATCGCCGGTGATCACCGAGAAAGCGACTTTTGCTTCTGAAGAGAACAAGGTTGTATTCAAGGTTGCTATCACTGCAACTAAACCGGAAATCAAGGCAGCTGTTGAAGCACTGTTCGGCGTTAAGGTGAAGTCTGTAAACACACTTATCCGCAAGGGTAAAGTTAAGCGTTTCAAAGGCATCACTGGTCGTCAGAATAACTTCAAAAGGGCTGTGGTCACACTGGAAGATGGTCAGTCCATCGATGTGACGACCGGTCTCTGA
- a CDS encoding regulator, whose translation MSDVNDEFSEDETRPVVYLITGRAWKEEGGNEEDSTPFHVMVTAPDDDGAVRRAVEALGEQGFLDAALDQLGYITEVPEEEFFILPYKDALSGNVSVITF comes from the coding sequence ATGTCTGATGTAAATGATGAGTTCTCCGAGGACGAAACCCGTCCTGTTGTCTACCTGATCACGGGACGTGCCTGGAAGGAAGAGGGCGGCAATGAGGAAGATTCAACGCCTTTTCATGTGATGGTTACTGCTCCAGATGATGACGGCGCTGTGCGCCGGGCGGTTGAAGCTCTGGGAGAGCAGGGGTTTTTGGACGCCGCGCTCGATCAGTTGGGATACATCACCGAGGTGCCGGAGGAAGAGTTCTTCATTCTGCCCTATAAAGATGCACTTTCCGGCAATGTCTCCGTTATCACTTTCTAG
- the rpsG gene encoding 30S ribosomal protein S7, with the protein MSRRHAAEKRQVIPDPKFGDIVVTKFMNAVMLDGKKSTAERIVYGAFDVIENKAKSSPIEMFHQALENVMPAVEVRSRRVGGATYQVPVEVRTERRQALAIRWLISAARSRNETTMVGRLSGELLDAANGRGNSVKKREDTHRMAEANRAFSHYRW; encoded by the coding sequence ATGTCCCGCCGTCACGCCGCTGAAAAGCGTCAAGTCATTCCGGACCCTAAGTTCGGAGATATCGTCGTTACTAAGTTCATGAACGCAGTAATGCTCGATGGTAAAAAATCAACTGCCGAACGCATCGTATATGGTGCATTCGACGTGATCGAAAACAAAGCTAAGTCTAGCCCTATCGAGATGTTCCATCAGGCGCTCGAAAATGTTATGCCAGCTGTTGAAGTTCGTTCCCGTCGTGTTGGTGGTGCAACATACCAGGTTCCCGTTGAAGTTCGTACAGAACGTCGTCAGGCACTTGCTATCCGCTGGTTGATTTCAGCTGCACGTAGTCGTAACGAAACCACTATGGTTGGTCGTTTGTCTGGCGAGCTGCTGGATGCTGCGAATGGCCGTGGTAACTCCGTTAAGAAGCGCGAAGATACTCACCGGATGGCTGAAGCTAACCGTGCATTCTCGCACTACCGTTGGTAA
- the rpsC gene encoding 30S ribosomal protein S3 — MGQKINPIGFRLGINRTWDSRWFAGKNEYGDLLHEDFRIREYLLKELKQAAVSKVVIERPHKKCRVTIHSGRPGVVIGKKGADIERLRKKLSELTDSEVHLNIVEVRKPETDAALVAASIAQQLERRVAFRRAMKRSVQSAMRLGAQGIRINCGGRLGGAEIARIEWYREGRVPLHTLRADIDYGTATAHTAYGTCGVKVWIFKGEILEHDPMASERRATEGGGKSERQGGGRRERAA, encoded by the coding sequence ATGGGACAGAAGATTAATCCAATTGGCTTCCGCCTTGGTATTAACCGGACCTGGGATTCTCGTTGGTTTGCTGGCAAGAACGAATACGGCGATCTTCTTCATGAAGATTTTCGCATCCGCGAATACCTGCTTAAAGAACTTAAGCAGGCAGCCGTTTCCAAGGTCGTCATTGAACGTCCGCACAAGAAGTGCCGTGTAACTATTCACTCTGGTCGTCCAGGTGTTGTTATCGGTAAAAAAGGTGCTGACATCGAACGACTTCGCAAGAAGTTGTCCGAGTTGACGGATTCGGAAGTTCACCTCAACATTGTTGAAGTGCGCAAACCGGAAACTGATGCAGCGCTTGTTGCAGCATCTATCGCTCAGCAGCTCGAACGTCGTGTTGCTTTCCGTCGTGCCATGAAGCGTTCAGTTCAATCTGCAATGCGTCTTGGCGCCCAGGGCATCCGCATTAACTGCGGTGGTCGTCTTGGTGGTGCGGAAATCGCGCGTATCGAATGGTACCGTGAAGGTCGTGTTCCTTTGCACACTCTTCGTGCAGACATCGACTACGGTACTGCTACTGCACACACTGCTTACGGCACGTGTGGCGTCAAAGTCTGGATCTTCAAGGGCGAAATTCTTGAACATGATCCAATGGCTTCTGAACGTCGTGCGACCGAAGGTGGTGGCAAGAGCGAACGCCAAGGTGGCGGTCGGCGTGAGCGCGCTGCGTAA
- the rplV gene encoding 50S ribosomal protein L22, translated as MGKQKRERTLADSEAKAVCRMLRVSPQKLNLVAASIRGKKVGAALADLTFSRKRISDDVKKALMSAIANAENNHELDVDNLVVAEAFVGKALVMKRFQPRARGRVGRIQKPYSNLTIVVREVEETA; from the coding sequence ATGGGCAAGCAGAAGCGTGAGCGGACGCTCGCCGACAGCGAGGCGAAGGCAGTATGCCGGATGCTGCGGGTTTCCCCGCAGAAACTAAACCTCGTTGCTGCATCGATCCGCGGTAAGAAGGTTGGCGCAGCTCTTGCTGATCTTACCTTCTCCCGTAAGCGCATTTCAGACGATGTTAAGAAAGCCTTAATGTCTGCGATTGCGAATGCGGAAAACAATCACGAACTCGACGTCGACAATCTTGTCGTCGCCGAGGCCTTCGTTGGAAAGGCGCTTGTAATGAAGCGTTTCCAACCACGGGCTCGTGGTCGCGTTGGACGGATTCAGAAACCGTATTCCAACCTGACTATCGTTGTTCGGGAAGTTGAGGAGACTGCCTGA
- the rpsJ gene encoding 30S ribosomal protein S10, with protein MNGQNIRIRLKAFDHRVLDASTKEIVNTAKRTGAQVRGPVPLPTRIEKYTVLRGPHVDKKSRDQFEMRTHKRLLDIVDPTPQTVDALMKLDLAAGVDVEIKL; from the coding sequence ATGAACGGTCAGAATATACGGATCCGCCTGAAGGCGTTTGATCATCGTGTTCTTGACGCTTCCACTAAGGAAATCGTGAACACGGCGAAACGGACCGGCGCACAAGTGCGTGGTCCCGTTCCGTTGCCGACGCGGATTGAGAAGTACACAGTACTTCGCGGACCGCATGTTGATAAAAAAAGCCGTGATCAGTTTGAAATGCGCACTCATAAGCGTCTTTTGGACATCGTCGATCCAACACCACAGACAGTAGATGCTTTGATGAAGCTCGACCTGGCTGCTGGCGTTGACGTCGAGATCAAGCTTTAA
- the rplD gene encoding 50S ribosomal protein L4 codes for MELEVKSLGGNAAGSITVSDEIFGLEPRVDLIQRVVRWQLAKRQAGTHKTLGRSEVNGTTKKFVRQKGSGGARHGNRKAPQFRGGGKAFGPVVREHAHDLPKKVRALGLKHALSAKAASGNLFVVEDAKAAEAKTKALKEQLGILGLTNVLFVDGSEVDANFGLATRNIPLVDVLPIQGINVYDILRRDTLVLTKAAVAALEERF; via the coding sequence ATGGAACTCGAGGTTAAATCCCTCGGCGGTAACGCAGCGGGTTCGATCACAGTGTCTGATGAGATCTTTGGTCTCGAGCCACGTGTCGACCTTATCCAGCGCGTCGTTCGCTGGCAGCTTGCAAAGCGCCAGGCTGGTACACATAAAACTCTGGGTCGTTCAGAAGTTAATGGTACCACTAAAAAATTCGTACGCCAGAAAGGTTCTGGCGGCGCACGTCACGGTAACCGTAAAGCACCTCAGTTCCGTGGTGGTGGTAAAGCATTTGGTCCAGTAGTGCGCGAGCACGCTCACGATCTTCCTAAGAAGGTTCGTGCACTGGGTCTTAAGCATGCCCTGTCTGCAAAAGCAGCTTCCGGCAACCTTTTCGTTGTTGAAGATGCCAAAGCGGCAGAAGCCAAGACCAAAGCTCTTAAGGAGCAACTTGGTATTCTTGGTTTGACCAATGTGTTGTTCGTGGACGGTTCTGAAGTGGACGCAAACTTCGGTTTGGCCACTCGTAACATTCCACTCGTAGATGTACTGCCAATTCAGGGCATTAACGTGTATGACATTCTTCGTCGTGACACGTTGGTTCTGACCAAAGCGGCAGTTGCAGCTTTGGAGGAGCGCTTCTAA
- the rpsS gene encoding 30S ribosomal protein S19 has protein sequence MARSIWKGPFIDGYLLKKAEKVRESGRNEVIKTWSRRSTVLPHFVGLTFGVYNGQKHIPVLISEDMVGHKLGEFSPTRTYYGHGADKKSKRK, from the coding sequence GTGGCACGTTCGATCTGGAAAGGGCCGTTCATCGACGGTTACCTCCTGAAGAAAGCGGAAAAGGTTCGTGAATCCGGCCGGAATGAGGTCATTAAGACCTGGAGCCGTCGTTCTACCGTTCTGCCGCACTTTGTGGGGTTGACTTTTGGCGTATATAACGGTCAAAAGCACATTCCTGTTTTGATCAGTGAAGACATGGTTGGTCACAAGCTGGGTGAATTTTCACCTACTCGTACCTACTACGGTCATGGTGCTGACAAAAAGTCAAAGAGGAAGTAA
- the rplC gene encoding 50S ribosomal protein L3, which produces MRSGVIAQKVGMTRIYNAAGEHVPVTVLRLDNCQVIAHRTADKNGYTALQLGVGAAKVKNTDRAMRGHFAVAKVEPKRKLAEFRVTEDNLIEVGAELTADHFLNGQFVDVTGTSIGKGFAGAMKRHNFGGMRASHGVSVSHRAHGSTGQCQDPGKVFKGKKMAGHMGSERVTTQNLKVVRTDVERGLIMVEGSVPGSKGGWILVRDAIKKSLPENVPMPGAFRQNSAVAAAEAGKEGE; this is translated from the coding sequence ATGCGTTCTGGAGTGATCGCACAGAAGGTGGGTATGACCCGCATCTATAACGCGGCAGGCGAACATGTGCCCGTTACAGTGCTACGTCTAGATAACTGTCAAGTTATCGCTCACCGGACGGCAGATAAGAACGGCTACACAGCGCTTCAGTTGGGCGTTGGTGCAGCAAAAGTAAAAAATACGGATCGCGCTATGCGCGGCCACTTCGCGGTAGCGAAGGTGGAACCAAAGCGTAAGCTTGCCGAGTTCCGTGTTACAGAAGACAACCTCATTGAAGTCGGTGCTGAGCTTACAGCTGATCACTTCCTCAATGGCCAGTTTGTTGATGTGACCGGCACTTCTATCGGTAAGGGCTTTGCCGGTGCTATGAAGCGTCATAACTTTGGGGGCATGCGTGCTTCTCATGGTGTGTCTGTTTCTCACCGTGCGCACGGTTCTACAGGTCAGTGTCAAGATCCAGGTAAAGTGTTCAAAGGCAAGAAGATGGCCGGACACATGGGTAGCGAGCGCGTTACCACTCAGAACCTTAAAGTGGTTCGGACCGACGTTGAACGTGGTCTGATCATGGTTGAAGGTTCTGTGCCTGGCTCTAAAGGCGGTTGGATCCTTGTTCGTGATGCAATCAAGAAGTCTCTGCCAGAGAACGTACCTATGCCAGGTGCTTTCCGTCAGAACTCTGCTGTTGCAGCGGCTGAAGCCGGTAAGGAAGGTGAGTGA
- the rpmC gene encoding 50S ribosomal protein L29 produces the protein MKASDVRAKTSDELAVNLEELKKEQFNFRFQKATGQLENTARVRQVRRDIARVQTILRDKRMSDNA, from the coding sequence ATGAAGGCTAGCGACGTACGAGCAAAGACCTCAGACGAGCTTGCGGTAAACTTGGAAGAACTGAAAAAAGAACAGTTCAACTTTCGTTTCCAAAAAGCAACAGGTCAGCTCGAAAACACCGCTCGTGTCCGTCAGGTACGCCGGGACATCGCGCGGGTTCAGACAATATTGCGCGATAAGCGCATGTCTGACAACGCATAA
- the rplP gene encoding 50S ribosomal protein L16, whose translation MLQPKRTKFRKQHKGRIHGNAKGGTDLNFGSFGLKALEPERVTARQIEAARRAMTRYMKRAGRVWIRIFPDVPVSSKPAEVRMGKGKGAPEYWACRVKPGRIMFEMDGVSEEIAREAMRLAASKLPIKCRFVQRVGE comes from the coding sequence ATGCTGCAACCAAAGCGTACTAAGTTCCGCAAGCAGCACAAGGGCCGCATCCATGGCAATGCCAAGGGTGGTACGGACCTCAATTTTGGATCCTTTGGCCTGAAGGCCTTGGAACCAGAGCGGGTAACCGCTCGTCAAATTGAGGCGGCCCGTCGTGCGATGACCCGTTACATGAAACGTGCGGGTCGTGTGTGGATTAGAATATTCCCGGATGTTCCTGTATCCTCCAAGCCGGCTGAAGTCCGGATGGGTAAGGGTAAAGGTGCTCCTGAGTACTGGGCGTGCCGGGTTAAACCTGGTCGCATCATGTTCGAAATGGACGGTGTGTCTGAAGAAATTGCTCGTGAAGCAATGCGTCTGGCCGCTTCTAAGCTCCCGATTAAGTGCCGGTTCGTCCAGCGCGTCGGCGAGTAA
- the tuf gene encoding elongation factor Tu has product MAKAKFERNKPHVNIGTIGHVDHGKTTLTAAITKFFGDFKAYDEIDGAPEERARGITISTAHVEYETEARHYAHVDCPGHADYVKNMITGAAQMDGAILVVNAADGPMPQTREHILLARQVGVPALVVFMNKVDQVDDEELLELVDMEVRELLSSYEYPGDDIPIVAGSALAALEERDDAIGKDKIVELMAAVDAYIPTPERPRDLPFLLPIEDVFSISGRGTVVTGRVERGIVKVGEEVEIVGVKDTAKTTVTGVEMFRKLLDQGEAGDNIGALIRGVSREEVERGQVLCKPGSVNPHTKFKAEAYILTKEEGGRHTPFFTNYRPQFYFRTTDVTGVVSLPDGIEMVMPGDNVSVSVELIVPIAMEDGLRFAIREGGRTVGAGVVAEIIE; this is encoded by the coding sequence ATGGCTAAAGCAAAATTTGAACGAAATAAGCCGCACGTCAACATTGGTACAATTGGCCACGTTGATCACGGCAAAACTACCCTTACCGCAGCAATTACGAAATTCTTCGGTGATTTTAAAGCTTACGACGAAATCGATGGCGCTCCTGAAGAGCGTGCTCGCGGTATCACTATTTCAACAGCACACGTTGAATATGAAACCGAAGCTCGTCACTACGCACACGTTGACTGTCCAGGTCACGCCGATTATGTGAAAAACATGATCACTGGCGCGGCTCAGATGGATGGCGCGATCCTCGTAGTTAACGCTGCAGACGGCCCAATGCCACAGACACGTGAGCACATCTTGCTCGCTCGTCAGGTTGGTGTGCCGGCTCTGGTGGTCTTCATGAATAAAGTTGACCAGGTTGATGACGAAGAACTGCTTGAACTCGTAGACATGGAAGTGCGTGAGCTGCTTTCTTCCTACGAATACCCAGGCGACGATATTCCAATCGTTGCAGGTTCTGCACTTGCTGCTCTTGAAGAACGCGACGACGCGATCGGCAAAGACAAAATTGTAGAGCTGATGGCTGCAGTTGATGCGTACATCCCAACTCCTGAGCGTCCACGCGATTTGCCATTCCTTCTGCCTATCGAAGACGTGTTCTCAATTTCCGGCCGTGGTACTGTTGTTACCGGTCGTGTCGAGCGCGGTATCGTTAAAGTCGGCGAAGAAGTTGAAATCGTTGGTGTTAAAGACACAGCTAAAACTACCGTTACTGGTGTTGAAATGTTCCGCAAGCTGCTCGATCAGGGTGAAGCTGGCGATAACATTGGCGCATTGATCCGCGGTGTTTCTCGTGAAGAAGTTGAACGTGGCCAGGTGCTTTGTAAGCCAGGTTCGGTTAACCCACACACGAAGTTTAAAGCTGAGGCTTACATTCTCACCAAGGAAGAGGGTGGACGTCATACTCCATTCTTCACCAACTACCGTCCGCAGTTCTACTTCCGTACGACTGATGTGACTGGTGTAGTTTCTCTGCCAGATGGCATTGAAATGGTGATGCCTGGTGATAACGTTTCAGTTTCGGTTGAACTTATCGTACCAATCGCTATGGAAGATGGTCTGCGCTTCGCTATCCGCGAAGGCGGTCGTACCGTCGGCGCTGGCGTCGTAGCTGAAATTATCGAATAG
- the rpsQ gene encoding 30S ribosomal protein S17, with protein sequence MPKRILRGVVVGDANEMTITVKVERRFTHPLLKKVVRRTKKYRAHDQNNSYKVGDLVQIEECAPISKNKKWTVVSSEAAS encoded by the coding sequence GTGCCAAAGCGTATTTTGCGGGGCGTCGTTGTTGGCGATGCGAACGAAATGACAATCACGGTTAAGGTAGAGCGTCGCTTTACCCATCCGTTATTGAAAAAAGTTGTGCGCCGTACGAAGAAGTATCGTGCACACGATCAAAATAATTCTTACAAGGTTGGTGATCTCGTTCAGATTGAAGAATGTGCTCCAATCTCTAAGAATAAGAAATGGACCGTTGTTTCCTCGGAAGCAGCGAGCTAG
- the rplX gene encoding 50S ribosomal protein L24, translating to MPAKIKKGDKVVVIAGRDKGKSGEVIQMFPSENRAVVRGVNMVRKHQRQTQQSEGGIIAKEAPIQLSNIAIADPKDGKPTRVGFTTNEAGVTVRVAKRSGDVIDG from the coding sequence ATGCCCGCGAAGATCAAAAAGGGCGACAAAGTCGTCGTTATTGCCGGTCGTGACAAAGGAAAGTCTGGGGAAGTTATCCAGATGTTTCCGTCCGAAAACCGCGCTGTCGTGCGTGGCGTAAATATGGTGCGTAAGCATCAACGCCAGACCCAGCAGAGCGAGGGCGGAATCATCGCAAAGGAAGCTCCTATTCAGCTTTCCAACATTGCCATTGCTGATCCTAAGGATGGCAAACCGACCCGCGTCGGTTTCACGACTAATGAAGCAGGCGTCACAGTACGTGTCGCCAAGCGTTCAGGAGACGTGATTGATGGCTGA